One genomic segment of Impatiens glandulifera chromosome 6, dImpGla2.1, whole genome shotgun sequence includes these proteins:
- the LOC124942790 gene encoding RHOMBOID-like protein 2 encodes MANRDPENGVGLNKNRVSNYPPLNHSPSYFLDSNDRQWTSWLVPMIVIANIAMFIVIMFINNCPHNNISNTNGTCVARFLGRLSFQPLKENPLFGPSSSALEKLGGLEWSKIVNEHQWWRLISCIWLHAGLIHLFANMLSLVFIGIRLEQQFGFVRIGGIYLLSGFGGSILSSLFIQKNISVGASGALFGLLGAMLSELFTNWTIYTNKACALFSLLLIIVINLALGILPHVDNYAHIGGFLTGFLLGFILLLRPQFAWVESQHLPPAARSNSKYTVFQWISLLLSLAFLIAGFAVGLVMLFRGENGNDHCSWCHYLNCVSTSKWTCNR; translated from the exons ATGGCGAATCGAGATCCAGAGAACGGAGTAGGATTGAATAAGAACAGAGTAAGTAACTATCCACCGCTAAATCATTCTCCATCTTACTTCCTTGATTCAAACGATCGTCAATGGACATCCTGGCTAGTACCGATGATCGTTATAGCTAATATCGCTATGTTCATCGTCATCATGTTCATCAACAACTGTCCTCATAACAATATATCGAATACGAACGGAACTTGTGTTGCTAGATTCCTTGGTAGACTTTCATTTCAACCTCTCAAAGAGAATCCTCTCTTCGGTCCTTCCTCTTCAGC ATTGGAGAAATTAGGAGGATTAGAATGGAGTAAGATAGTGAATGAACATCAATGGTGGAGATTGATTAGTTGTATATGGTTACATGCTGGACTTATACATCTGTTTGCGAATATGTTAAGCCTTGTTTTCATTGGAATTCGACTTGAACAGCAATTTGGATTCg TTCGGATTGGAGGAATTTATCTATTGTCTGGATTTGGTGGAAGTATATTATCTTCGTTGTTTATACAGAAGAATATTTCAGTTGGTGCTTCTGGAGCTTTGTTTGGTCTTCTTGGTGCTATGTTATCTGAGCTCTTCACTAATTGGACTATTTACACTAATAAG GCTTGTGCTTTATTCTCGCTATTACTCATCATTGTTATCAATTTGGCACTCGGAATCCTTCCTCACGTCGACAACTACGCACACATCGGTGGATTCTTAACTGGCTTTCTACTCGGATTTATACTTCTTCTTCGTCCCCAATTCGCTTGGGTCGAAAGCCAACATCTTCCACCAGCTGCTCGTTCTAACTCCAAATACACCGTCTTCCAATGGATATCGTTACTTCTTTCCCTTGCCTTCCTCATTGCCGG TTTCGCGGTTGGGTTAGTGATGCTTTTCCGAGGAGAAAATGGGAATGACCATTGTAGTTGGTGCCATTACTTAAACTGTGTCTCCACCTCAAAATGGACATGCAATAGGTAA
- the LOC124942010 gene encoding lysophospholipid acyltransferase 1-like, with product MELNLESMASAIGLSVPVMRFLLCFIGTMPVSLIWRLVPGGPMVKHIYAGATGAALSYFSFGFSSNLHFLVPMFLGYVSMVAFRRHCGLLTFLSGFGYLIGCHVYYMSGDAWKEGGIDATGALMVLVLKVISCAINYNDGILKEEDLRESQKKNRLIKLPSLIEYFGYCLCCGSHFAGPVYEVKDYLDWSEGKGIYAYSDKKPTKSAFGATVKALFQAAICLGLYMYLTPYFPLSRFLEPVYQEYSFLRRLSYQYMCGFTARWKYYFIWSISEASMVICGLGFSGWTNSESPKALWDRAKNVDILGVEFAKTAAQLPLAWNIQVSTWLRHYVYERLVQKGKRPGFFQLLATQTVSAVWHGLYPGYLIFFVQSALMIAGSRAIYRWQQGTVGLVKNILALSNIAYTVLVLNYSAVGFMVLSLHETIVAYGSVHFIGTIIPITLILLGYVIKPSRPSKPKSRKD from the exons ATGGAGTTGAATCTGGAATCTATGGCGTCGGCGATTGGATTATCTGTGCCGGTGATGCGTTTCCTTCTTTGTTTTATCGGTACGATGCCGGTTAGCTTGATATGGCGCCTTGTTCCTGGCGGACCTATGGTGAAACACATTTACGCTGGCGCGACTGGTGCTGCTCTGTCTTACTTTTCTTTTGGGTTCTCTTCGAATCTGCATTTCCTTGTTCCTATGTTTCTTGGTTATGTTTCTATGGTGGCTTTCCGTCGACATTGTGGTCTCCTTACCTTCTTATCTGGGTTTGGTTACCTCATTGGCTG CCATGTGTACTACATGAGTGGAGATGCTTGGAAGGAAGGTGGTATTGATGCTACTG GTGCCTTAATGGTGCTAGTGCTAAAAGTCATTTCATGTGCTATCAATTACAATGATGGGATACTAAAGGAAGAAGATCTTCGTGAGTCTCAAAAGAAGAACAGGTTGATCAAGTTGCCCTCTTTGATTGAGTATTTCGGTTACTGCCTCTGCTGTGGAAGTCACTTTGCTGGACCAGTTTATGAAGTTAAAGATTATCTTGATTGGTCAGAAGGAAAAGGG ATATACGCATATTCTGACAAGAAACCGACAAAATCAGCTTTTGGGGCAACTGTCAAAGCTCTTTTCCAGGCTGCTATTTGCTTGGGATTATACATGTACTTAACGCCATATTTCCCATTATCTCGTTTCTTGGAACCTGTTTATCAAGAATATAGTTTCTTGAGACGGTTAAGTTACCAGTACATGTGTGGATTCACGGCTCGATGGAAGTACTACTTCATCTGGTCTATCTCAGAGGCTTCTATGGTAATTTGTGGACTGGGTTTTAGTGGCTGGACAAATTCTGAATCGCCAAAAGCATTATGGGATAGAGCCAAGAATGTGGATATTCTGGGAGTCGAGTTTGCTAAGACTGCAGCTCAGTTACCGCTGGCGTGGAATATTCAAGTTAGCACATGGTTACGTCACT ATGTTTACGAGAGGCTTgttcaaaagggaaaaagacccggtttcttccaactgcttgCTACCCAGACTGTTAGTGCTGTTTGGCAT GGATTATATCCAGGATATCTCATTTTCTTTGTTCAATCAGCATTGATGATTGCTGGATCAAGAG CTATTTATAGATGGCAACAAGGTACCGTGGGTCTCGTGAAGAACATTCTAGCCTTGTCCAACATTGCTTACACGGTTTTGGTGCTGAACTACTCAGCTGTCGGTTTCATG GTACTAAGCTTGCACGAAACTATTGTTGCATACGGAAGTGTGCACTTCATCGGGACCATTATTCCCATAACACTTATCCTTCTCGGTTACGTAATCAAACCCTCGAGGCCTTCAAAACCCAAATCTCGCAAGgattaa
- the LOC124942789 gene encoding protein IQ-DOMAIN 22-like: MGKATKWLKKFFSIKKQISPPQLQSPDQATTTCFPQSNHQRNVKSTRQNHHRVSTDSNERSADSISSTNNVVVVDQSKQSIVVPAPNPTCVVNKSYSGFQIRKQLAAVTIQSHFRGYLARRAKRALKGLVKLQALVRGNMVRKHTAFMMVRLEALLRAQARARLGRSQSQSQPLGSNSLAKSSQFESDTQGPSTPENFELAIAKRKNSSRFKLHTAPELQKSGSKRMLDIDQIYETESNQKGSNSKPIFTYDKEKINSPKPSFPSSSSSNRISPKKPFDRSNSSDQYSRMFTATSVDSTAQSVSSYEVQSLTPVKFHLCPINDQDPITPTRSINSLRSTSTNNHPSYMSGTQSSIAKTRSLSAPKLRPGLERSTSTSTTTKRVLSLHGYPTADQTKFPQSNLAKKAYPGSGQLDPLGMPYYVSEF; encoded by the exons ATGGGAAAAGCAACGAAATGGCTGAAGAAATTCTTCAGCATTAAGAAGCAAATCTCACCTCCACAGCTACAATCTCCTGATCAAGCAACCACGACTTGTTTCCCTCAATCAAATCATCAGCGAAATGTCAAATCAACTCGTCAGAATCATCATCGCGTTTCTACCGATAGCAATGAACGATCCGCCGATTCAATTTCATCTACAAACAACGTCGTCGTCGTCGATCAAAGCAAACAATCGATAGTCGTTCCGGCGCCGAATCCTACCTGTGTTGTTAACAAAAGCTATAGCGGTTTCCAGATCCGTAAACAGTTGGCGGCAGTTACGATTCAATCGCATTTTCGAGGATATTTG GCTAGAAGGGCGAAACGAGCATTGAAAGGATTAGTGAAGTTACAAGCATTGGTTAGAGGTAATATGGTGAGGAAACATACAGCGTTTATGATGGTTCGATTGGAAGCATTGTTGAGAGCTCAAGCTCGAGCAAGGTTAGGTCGGTCTCAATCGCAATCGCAACCGCTTGGATCGAATTCATTGGCTAAGTCTTCTCAATTTGAATCTGACACACAG GGTCCATCAACACCCGAGAACTTTGAACTTGCCATAGCGAAAAGGAAGAACTCATCGAGATTCAAGCTACACACCGCTCCTGAATTGCAGAAAAGTGGCTCAAAACGAATGCTAGACATAGATCAAATCTACGAAACAGAATCAAACCAGAAAGGATCAAACTCAAAACCAATCTTCACATATGACAAAGAAAAGATAAACAGTCCAAAACCATCTTTCCCATCGTCATCGTCATCAAACCGAATAAGTCCCAAGAAACCATTCGACCGATCCAATTCCTCCGATCAATACAGTCGCATGTTCACAGCCACCTCCGTAGATTCAACTGCCCAATCTGTATCTTCATACGAAGTTCAATCCTTAACTCCCGTGAAATTCCATTTATGCCCCATAAATGATCAAGACCCAATAACCCCAACCAGAAGCATCAACAGCTTAAGAAGCACATCCACTAATAATCACCCAAGTTACATGTCTGGCACACAATCCTCAATTGCCAAAACAAGATCCTTAAGTGCCCCTAAACTAAGGCCTGGTTTGGAAAGATCTACTTCTACTTCAACTACTACAAAaagagtactatctcttcatGGATATCCTACTGCTGACCAAACAAAGTTTCCGCAAAGCAACCTTGCGAAAAAAGCTTATCCTGGTTCTGGTCAGTTAGATCCACTCGGTATGCCTTATTATGTCTCTGAATTCTAA
- the LOC124941911 gene encoding 60S ribosomal protein L24-2, translated as MVLKTELCRFSGQKIYPGRGIRFIRSDSQVFLFANSKCKRYFHNRLKPSKLTWTAMYRKQHKKDIAAEAVKKRRRTNKKPYSRSIVGATLEVIQKRRAEKPEIRDAAREAALREIKERIKKTKDEKKAKKAETVSKSQKTKTNVPKAAAPKGHKMGGGGGKR; from the exons ATGGTTCTCAA GACAGAGCTTTGCCGATTCAGTGGACAAAAGATTTACCCAGGAAGGGGTATCAGATTTATTAGATCTGATTCTCAG GTTTTCCTCTTTGCCAATTCAAAATGTAAGAGGTACTTCCACAACCGTCTGAAACCATCGAAGCTTACCTGGACAGCAATGTACAGGAAACAGCACAAGAAG GATATTGCTGCTGAAGCTGTGAAGAAGAGGCGTAGAACCAACAAGAAGCCTTACTCAAGGTCCATTGTTGGAGCTACATTGGAAGTTATCCAGAAGAGAAGAGCTGAGAAACCCGAGATTCGTGATGCTGCTAGAGAAGCTGCTTTACG TGAAATTAAGGAGAGGATCAAGAAGACCAAGGATGAGAAGAAGGCGAAGAAAGCCGAAACTGTCTCCAAATCCCAGAAGACAAAAACCAATGTTCCAAAGGCCGCAGCACCCAAGGGTCACAAAATGGGAGGTGGCGGTGGAAAGCGGTAG
- the LOC124942151 gene encoding BAG family molecular chaperone regulator 2-like — MFKNQEMMYKNNAKPAGIKSPAKQSRVGDREVRPGGMLVQKRTSDQNSTPIIPTIKVTVKYGQSCFDMFINPHASFGDLKKMVAGQVGLMPQDQKMFFMKKERDSRSFLDIIGVKDGSQILLVEDEDKKPDNLDKASQTIAQIGYEIDKLVKEVTVLEDEIESGKRVVEKNLLNLIEQLMTQLIKLDGISADGDVKQNRRMQVKRVQKYIEILDELKIKNASNQNQHSTMYYHKQMITKMIIEKQLENNRFNDNNNNSYYCGMKEKAGAGAGIVTTKWGTFDKTIINSGPIHALGRF, encoded by the exons ATGTTCAAGAATCAAGAAATGATGTACAAAAACAATGCAAAACCCGCCGGAATCAAATCTCCGGCGAAGCAAAGCCGTGTCGGAGATAGGGAAGTCCGGCCCGGAGGAATGCTTGTCCAGAAAAGAACATCCGACCAGAACTCTACCCCCATAATTCCGACCATAAAAGTCACTGTGAAATATGGGCAGTcttgttttgacatgtttattaacCCTCATGCAAGCTTTG GGGATTTGAAGAAAATGGTGGCAGGACAAGTTGGGTTAATGCCTCAAGATCAGAAGATGTTTTTCATGAAGAAGGAAAGAGATTCAAGATCATTTCTTGACATAATTGGTGTAAAAGATGGATCACAGATTTTATTGGTTGAAGACGAGGATAAAAAACCCGACAATTTGGACAAGGCGTCGCAAACCATAGCCCAAATCGGTTATGAGATTGACAAACTCGTGAAAGAG GTGACAGTTTTAGAGGATGAGATTGAAAGTGGAAAAAGAGTGGTGGAGAAAAACTTGTTGAATTTGATAGAGCAATTAATGACACAATTAATCAAACTAGATGGAATTTCAGCTGATGGGGATGTCAAGCAAAATAGAAGAATGCAg GTAAAAAGGGTGCAAAAGTATATAGAAATTCTCGATGAGTTGAAGATTAAGAATGCGAGCAACCAGAATCAACACTCGACTATGTATTATCATAAGCAGATGATTACGAAGATGATTATCGAGAAACAACTAGAAAATAATCgttttaatgataataataataatagttattattgTGGAATGAAAGAAAAGGCAGGGGCAGGGGCAGGTATTGTGACAACAAAATGGGGAACATTTGATAAAACCATTATTAACTCTGGCCCTATTCATGCTCTTGgaaggttttaa
- the LOC124941649 gene encoding cytochrome P450 87A3 encodes MWPLVLCIIAFVSLWLYRWSNPRCNGKLPPGSMGLPFIGETLQFFAPNTTSNMPPFIRDRIKLYIFIIRYGPIFCTSLVGRPVIVSTDADLNYFIFQQEGNLFQSWYPDTFTEIFGKQNVGSLHGFMYKYLKNMVLSLFGPQSLKNMLPEVEQSAHTYLKRWSTQKSVELKDATAGLIFDLTAKKLISYEPDQKSSEKNLRENFDAFIKGLISFPLNIPGTAYYRCLQGRKNAMRKLKSLLEQRREIKPRKEEKIDFFDYVLVELEKEDTVLTEAIALDLMFVLLFASFETTSLAITMAIKFISENPLVLEELTKEHEAIIQKREKSDSHLTWKEYKSMKFTFQFINETVRLANIVPGIFRKALREVNFKGYSIPAGWAVMVCPPAVHLNPEMYKDPHEFNPWRWNGMEVNGASKHFMAFGGGMRFCVGTDFTKVQMAVFIHCLVTKYKWKIIRGGHIVRTPGLQFPDGFHVKIYEKK; translated from the exons ATGTGGCCACTTGTTTTGTGTATTATTGCATTTGTTTCACTTTGGCTATATAGATGGAGCAATCCCAGATGCAATGGAAAACTCCCTCCAGGTTCAATGGGCTTACCATTCATTGGGGAGACTCTCCAGTTCTTTGCTCCAAACACCACTTCAAATATGCCTCCCTTCATCAGAGACAGG atcaaactttatatatttatcatcagATATGGTCCAATATTTTGTACGAGTTTGGTGGGGAGGCCTGTTATAGTATCAACTGATGCAGACCTCAATTATTTCATCTTCCAACAAGAGGGAAATTTGTTCCAGAGCTGGTATCCAGATACTTTTACAGAGATCTTTGGAAAACAGAATGTCGGCTCCTTGCATGGTTTTATGTATAAATACCTCAAGAACATGGTGCTGAGTCTTTTCGGTCCACAGAGCCTGAAAAATATGCTTCCTGAAGTTGAACAGTCAGCACATACATACTTGAAAAGATGGTCTACTCAAAAAAGTGTCGAACTGAAGGACGCAACAGCAGGC CTCATATTTGATCTGACTGCAAAGAAGTTGATCAGTTATGAGCCTGATCAGAAGTCATCAGAGAAGAATCTAAGGGAAAACTTTGATGCTTTCATAAAGGGATTAATTTCATTCCCTTTGAATATTCCTGGAACAGCTTACTATAGGTGCTTGCAG GGAAGGAAGAATGCAATGAGGAAGCTGAAAAGCCTGCTTGAACAAAGAAGAGAAATTAAGCCAAGGAAGGAGGAAAAAATAGATTTCTTCGATTATGTCCTTGTAGAACTTGAGAAGGAGGATACAGTCCTGACAGAGGCAATTGCATTGGATTTGATGTTCGTTCTACTGTTTGCCAGTTTCGAGACAACTTCCCTCGCAATTACAATGGCAATCAAGTTTATCTCTGAGAATCCATTGGTGCTTGAAGAACTCACA AAAGAGCATGAAGCAATCATACAAAAACGAGAAAAGTCAGATAGTCATCTTACATGGAAAGAATACAAATCAATGAAGTTCACATTCCAG TTTATCAATGAAACAGTCAGGCTGGCGAACATAGTACCTGGAATTTTCAGGAAAGCACTAAGAGAAGTAAACTTCAAGG GCTATAGCATTCCGGCTGGTTGGGCAGTAATGGTCTGTCCTCCAGCAGTACACTTGAACCCGGAAATGTATAAGGATCCTCATGAATTCAATCCATGGAGATGGAAT GGAATGGAAGTAAACGGTGCATCTAAGCATTTCATGGCTTTTGGGGGTGGAATGCGATTTTGCGTTGGAACAGATTTCACCAAGGTGCAAATGGCTGTGTTTATTCATTGCCTAGTGACTAAATACAA ATGGAAGATAATCAGAGGAGGACATATAGTTCGAACTCCTGGACTTCAATTTCCAGATGGTTTCCATGTTAAGATATATGAGAAAAAATAG